The DNA segment aataatcatGCATGATAACCACATGATTTAATTTAATCACAAGAAAATGActcgtttatatatatatatatagcccagccaattgaaaaaattaagaagcaTTAAGCCAAGAAAACACTGTACGGATAAGTCTAGTCAAGAGTACTACTCCATAGTCCATTAGCCAATATTACAAAATAGGCTAGtggatagatatatatatatatatatatatttatataaattttattcatcatcctcacactacacactacatataatttcttttattttttttcttctcaaatatgtagtgtatggatgatgagtagaagaaatcaattagtttaaaaagaataaaaaaataatgaaaaaaataagaatatgtGTAGTGTGTACAAGGTGCGTGgggatgatgaatagaaaagcttatatatatatataattgttttaatataGTGCATGTCGTAATTGACATGTTAAATCAatataagaaaaagagagaaatttacaaattgatatgattttatatgaatcGTTACATgcatctactttacaataaaaatatatttacaatctaATTAAATGTATCATGTTAAATTAGGtcaatttatacatttatttttatacggTAGATCTCTTTGTAGTAGTAGCTAaagaatttttcaataaataaatatacctGATCCACCAGCAAACAAACCCAAGATAGGCATAGATCCCATTTCGAGTATCCTTCAAACCACGTTGAGATTGAACGTTTGCATAGGTGAAGCAGATTATAGCAAGCAGCCGCAGATACCACATACACTAAAACTCTTTTGATCAAACGAACATAAAAAGTACATACGATCGAATCAATTACCATTTTTGAGCAGGCAGGCATATATGCAGAACCAGAGAGATCAAGAattaagagaaagagaaagagacgTACATGAGAGCATCCAAATCTTTGAAAGTAGCTCTTCTCTCAGTGTAGAAGATACGCTTGGATTGAGCATCTAAACCTACCAAACAAGCCGTCAAAACCAAGAACAAGATTGCAGAAAGCCGCAGAAAAACACTGATTTCCGATAACCCCAACTCCATGCGGCTCGCGCGCATATATCAGTACTTCTGAAAATAAACCGAATCCAATCTGATCATTATATATTGATCTGTCGTCCTTCCTCGATCGTTCGCAGGACGCGCGTTTATTGTAGGGGGatgcatatgcatatattgCTGGCATATAAGAAATTTCCACTGCAGGTTGCCAACTTGCCGAGTACTTACATTCTTCTCTCCATCGCTATAGCTAGTTCGATCTCCATCAACATTAATTACGTACAGTTTTGAGGctttaatattattagataCATCATTGACATACGATCCAGAATCCTGATCACTTATCATCCTAACTTAAATCCAAAACACTATCGTCAACggtaaaaattatgaaaattatatacaGATCGAAGCCAAGATTAGTACTGACAATCAATATTGATAGAGTTCTGCTACATCTACAAgagaatcatataaaaacaaTCTAACAAACTGATATGGTTTCATATAATCCGTTAGATCTGTTATGTAATAAAAGTACGTAgctttacaatctgacaaatTACATTAAAACACGTCAGTTTGTCTAgaatattttccatattgatatatatatatatacaaattgagaaaaaaaaaatagtaccaTATATATAAGTGAAATAATAGTTTACAATCGTGAGTGTAAAAACGTCatgcaatcactttgaaaaaaatgaatatatacgatatccacataaaaaattaatattttaatagtgaACTCTACTAATTTTTAACATTACTGCATGAAACTTGCACACTCCACaaatgtagcattactctatatataatattttacgtGCATGTATGTATCTTATGGATTATTTTGACATGCAGAATCTTTCAATTGTATTTTTCAGGAGTTATCTAGCTATAATATCGCCTTATAAAATTTGAGGAACGagagttttcaaaaaataattataaaagaattcaCAAACTATATTAAATTAACTAAAACATATAGTGTGTGCATGATGgtcaaattttttgttttagaggGTGAAAAGTCtaattaactaaaataattttatactatatatattgtttttcgTACAAAATGTACGtgtcttattttaatttagtgaaaataaaaactcattcCAATAATCATTTACaagtttttatattcttaaaccATTGCATAATTACTTCATAATCATTAATGATATTAAGCGCCATAATTCTCAATATGTGTATTTATTTAACATGATTGTGTAAAggattgttttaaaaaaatgtacttttattcttatttcgaataaaaaatactcatcccccaaatgtcattttttttataaacggGGTGGGAGGTTTCTTATCTAGATTTTTCATTTGCATAACCGGGTCATATGTCTCCCAAATGTCATTTGATTATAAATGAAACCGATAATGAATTAGTATTTCTCCCTTTAAATGATAGCATGGCTCCTACCATTAAATATGGGATAATGGGTGATGCTAGTGTGCAGCCCAATTATGATCGATGGCGTGCTCACTGGTAcaaatttctctttttatttttatcttttattttttacatttttcaacatatttaaatattaaaaaataccaatacactaaaagtcatttatttaattattaagtaaagattttttaaaaaaaattaaatatataaatggttGAATAGACAAATTCACATAACATACTAACATTTGCCAAAAATAATATCTCATGGTCCACAACCTTAATAGTGTTCTGAAAATAGTACTACGGGGCAGACCTCTTTCGGGAGGTCCACTCTAATTTAAAAATGACTATGACGTCCCTGCAACTTTTCATGGGTGCAATTTTATAAAGGATTCCCAATTTCCCATAATGGACctctaaaaattttcataaagaGGAAATTTCCCAAATTTTCTAaagctttaaaatatatatataaaatcaatttaGAAATTTCTGTGAGTGCAATTACACTATTAATACATGTCTTATCAATTTGTGAAAACAGCCTATCGTCATAGTAATAAGATTTGAAAATctgtacattaatatatatgggGACTCCACATTGTGATGAGAGGTTGGTTTCAACCCAAGGCAGGTTGAATATCAATATATTCAGTACTTCTTGTTGTCCCCACTCTCCAGACCCAACTGGATTAATGCTCCATTAAAAGTCTTCAATGCACTCTCCCAAAGTTTGGTTTCTAGTCCCTATACTCCAACTACCTTATCAACTGCtacattttttcataattatattttcaatcATGTGCAAATTGCCAGCGCCTTTACTAATTCATTGTTTACGTACAGCTAGGGTGACTCATTtaggatattttattttctgtcaTTAGAGATTGATTGTATACAAGGATGGGTATGTAAATTTTACATGATCTGAGACTACCAAAATCTTACATTTTTGGGCAATTTGCACCTTTGATTATACTCTAACCGTCAAGATTATATAACTAGTCCTAATATTTTTCTATCGATAAATAATAATTGTAGTAGTAAGtatacaatcacttttgaaaaaaagtaaataaatatgtaacTCGCTATATATATGGAGCATTACTCTTTTCTATTGGTCTTAACAATCAAATCCAAACCAAATGTGGATACTACCGAATAGTAGCTTAAGATGCATATTGAAGACTTTGTTTGGATgctaatgaaaacaaaaaagaggaaagaacaAGAATTGTAGTGACTTGCGTGTATTGCTCTTCAGTCACAGTACTCCTTTTGATTCTCATTTTTTCAGGAATCGGGAGATTGGTGCTGTACAACAATTGCCTCAGACAAGGTTTTACATATATATCGCACCTCATGGCAATCTAACTCTCATTCCATAAAGGTTTTAATTTAATGTCAAGAAAGATGAGaataattcaatttatttagaGTCACTTCCAGATATGTATTTAATATTTTGGAAAGTACTATAGCTACAAAGAAACAGAAGAACGAATAGCATTAGAAAAGGCAAAAAGATACCAGATGACAAGAACTGTTCATCTAATCAGTCAACACAGAAGGGGCTATCAATTGAAAAGCACAATTACCCCTAGAAACACAACCCACAAAACGTATTATATATAACGTTCACAAAAGCAGCAGTATTGCAGTGAGAAAGCATATTTATGGAATCAAGGGGATTAACAGAAACGACTATACCAACAAACTGTACAAGAAGAGAGCTTCTGCAGCCAACGTACCTAGACACAACAATGAAGCATGATTTGCAGACTAGTGAGGCAGTACGAAGGTTAGAGGAGAAAACCTAACTGCATCCTCGTGGCAACGTCATCTACTCATCATCTAACTCAACAAGCTGTGCTCGCTTCTCAGCAGCTTTCTTCCTAATAAAGAAACCCCACCTCATTGCTGCCTTAATCTTCAGCCACCCAACAACAGCTTTTCCAGATCGGCCACGATCTTCCTCAAAGGTTGGCATTGGTGATGGCATGTATGATGAGAATGAGTACCCATCCTCTGGCATATTCATTGAGGCATGACCTCCCATACTGAAGAGTCGGAGCAAATGCTGCATATCATCATTCTCAAGCATCTCACGACTTCTAATGTGAATCTCTTCCTCCGAGAAGAACTCATCAACTCCCTTCTCCCGGTTTTGGGGCCAGTCATCGAAAGGAGGAAGACTGGATGATTGAGCTGTAGGGTTACTAGTTTCAAATCCTGACGTGGATGATTGTTGAAGACCAAGGGCCAGTCCAACGGTAGTGTTATCATTTCTTCTACTTTGGTCTTGGTGAGAGTTGCTTAACAAATGGTCATGTTGTGCAAAAGAAGTGCTGTCAAACTGGACACGAGAATTTGAATTTCCAATATGTGACTGGGCTGCAAACCTCGTTGCCAGATTATCATTATACCCTGAAGTTCAGGAAAATCATAAGTTAGCAATCCCATGTCCAAATCATGCATCAATGGTCAAACACCATGTAAATTGCGGTGGATGTTAAACACTGCACACATTCTAGGGTGTAAATTGTAAGGTGGGGTCTGAGTgtgtgaaagagagagagagaaagaggggggggggggggggagtgagAATTTATCACCATCTAAACACCTGCCGGGACCTAACCTACAAATTGGCATAAGCAGCTGCTTATTTGTAAGGTGGGCATCCATCAATCATTCACAGACAAATCTCTCGTAATATGTGTctaatagaaaaagaaataatgtaCCGCGAAATCAAAAGAGAGGTGCGTAGCTCCTCCATGGAAAACTTCCCCAGCATAAGAAACAAATTAACTAACCACAAATAGTAGGCTACTACCTATACAGCACATCTTTGTTACTAAGATATCCTCCTCCAAAGCAACGCTCGCATGAGGTAATCCTCATGGAGATATAATTAAAACTCTGCCGGGCTTATTGACTTTTGAGTAgcatttattcattataatcaGGTTAACAATCCAAAGCTCACATCCTCCCAATACCCACTCACCAAGGCAAAGCAAATTCAATTATGCAAAAGCAAAGGAAGAACCAtacatatattttcaaaaaataaaacttttttttgataagtatttccaaaaaataaaacttcatGCTTTAACGTAGCCAGCATGCTTACCTCCAACACGTAAGCCAGAATCCATAGGAGGTTGCTCTGAAGGAACAGGCAGGCGTGGTATTTGCAGCTGATGATCTAAAGCAGTAGAGTAATCAATTGGGCCCATATTAAGTTCATTCCGGGATGCACTTGGCCTGTCATTCTGCTTGAAGCTCAAGAGTGCCTTGCCATCATATTCTATAACTTGGTCCCAATGGTCATATGCTTTCTTCACTAGCATATCCACATAGACCTGCAAACGCAAAACCAGGAGCTCTGGTGATTagtcttttttatttatgagtGCAAATTCAACATGTCTTTTACCTGGTTAAACACCAACCCTTGTAATGCGC comes from the Carya illinoinensis cultivar Pawnee chromosome 8, C.illinoinensisPawnee_v1, whole genome shotgun sequence genome and includes:
- the LOC122318118 gene encoding CASP-like protein XL3, producing MRASRMELGLSEISVFLRLSAILFLVLTACLVGLDAQSKRIFYTERRATFKDLDALIVLVYVVSAAACYNLLHLCKRSISTWFEGYSKWDLCLSWVCLLVDQVAAYITFGANSAALQSSLFAVTGEEDFQWMKLCNRYTRFCIQIGAGLLSGFVASLLMAILSSFSAFYLFRHYSAKRFLFLK